One stretch of Siphonobacter curvatus DNA includes these proteins:
- a CDS encoding sialidase/neuraminidase family protein, which yields MKSLCILALGLLITSASAQDTVRYVGTTLSNVDYHHGQLNAAVGVHNIQVFRANREDPENNWTYNHAPMLAYWNNTFYLQYLSDPVGEHIPPGQTLLLTSKDGYSWSKPVVIFPPYKVPDGFSKKKHPGVAKDLYAVMHQRMGFFVAKNKRLLTLAYYGIAMDAKDDPNDGQGIGRVVREVYKDGTYGPIYFIRPNASWKLDQNTYPLYTSSKDKGFVEACTELLATPLMMQQWVEEADRNDPLIPLKKEVKAFSYYHLPNGKVVGLWKHALTSVSTNEGKSWQYNPLRAPGFVNSNAKIWGQRTSDGHYATVYNPSEFRWPLAISTSTDGLNYKNLWLVTGEITPMRYGGNYKSYGPQYVRGIEEGNGTPPDGNLWLTYSMNKEDLWVATVPVPVTADVTGPVREVFDEMPAGKELSSWNIYSPIEARVTVEKGSEGKKALIMRDKDHFDYATAERVIAESRKPTIEFTVVPRQSNTGVLHIELQGPNGQAAARLIFDADSTLKAKVGYRESAVMKYEAGKAYTLKLELDCSKRMYTLSVNGQPKGLKLFFAPVPYFKKVLFRTGTVRRFPNADTPTDQKYDLPDAGKTDPEAVYEIRSFRAEGE from the coding sequence ATGAAAAGCCTTTGTATCCTGGCCCTGGGCTTGCTGATTACGAGTGCGAGTGCTCAGGACACGGTTCGCTATGTAGGCACGACGCTTTCGAACGTGGATTACCACCACGGGCAACTGAATGCAGCCGTGGGCGTGCACAACATTCAGGTCTTTCGGGCCAATCGGGAGGACCCCGAAAACAACTGGACCTACAACCACGCCCCCATGCTGGCGTACTGGAACAACACGTTTTACCTGCAATACCTGAGTGACCCGGTGGGCGAGCACATTCCGCCGGGCCAAACGCTGCTACTGACCTCTAAAGACGGCTATAGTTGGTCAAAGCCCGTCGTAATCTTTCCCCCGTATAAAGTGCCGGATGGCTTTTCCAAGAAAAAACATCCCGGAGTTGCCAAAGACCTGTACGCAGTGATGCACCAGCGGATGGGCTTTTTCGTCGCCAAAAACAAACGACTGCTAACGCTGGCCTATTACGGGATTGCGATGGACGCCAAGGACGATCCCAACGATGGACAGGGTATCGGCCGCGTGGTTCGGGAAGTATACAAAGACGGAACGTACGGGCCGATTTACTTTATTCGTCCGAATGCTTCCTGGAAACTGGATCAAAACACGTATCCGCTGTATACCAGCAGTAAGGATAAGGGATTTGTGGAGGCCTGTACCGAGCTGCTCGCGACGCCCTTGATGATGCAGCAATGGGTGGAAGAAGCCGACCGCAATGATCCGCTGATTCCGCTTAAAAAGGAAGTCAAGGCGTTTAGTTACTACCATTTGCCCAACGGCAAGGTCGTCGGGCTCTGGAAACACGCCCTGACTTCGGTTAGTACCAACGAAGGGAAAAGCTGGCAGTACAATCCCCTGCGGGCACCCGGTTTTGTGAACAGTAACGCCAAAATCTGGGGGCAGCGGACTTCCGATGGCCACTACGCTACCGTTTACAATCCTTCTGAATTTCGCTGGCCACTGGCGATTTCGACCAGTACGGACGGTCTGAATTACAAAAACTTATGGCTGGTAACGGGTGAAATTACACCGATGCGGTACGGCGGCAATTACAAATCCTACGGACCACAGTACGTTCGGGGCATCGAAGAAGGCAACGGTACGCCGCCCGACGGAAATCTGTGGCTGACTTACAGCATGAACAAGGAAGACCTCTGGGTGGCGACAGTGCCCGTTCCGGTGACGGCCGATGTAACGGGTCCCGTTCGGGAAGTCTTTGACGAAATGCCCGCCGGAAAAGAACTGAGTTCCTGGAATATCTACAGCCCCATAGAGGCTCGGGTCACGGTCGAAAAGGGGAGTGAGGGCAAGAAGGCGCTGATCATGCGGGACAAGGATCATTTTGATTACGCTACGGCGGAACGGGTAATCGCTGAATCGCGGAAACCGACGATTGAGTTTACCGTGGTGCCCCGGCAGAGTAATACCGGCGTGCTGCACATCGAATTGCAGGGGCCGAATGGACAGGCCGCCGCCCGCCTGATTTTCGACGCCGACAGTACGCTGAAAGCAAAAGTCGGATACCGGGAATCGGCCGTGATGAAGTACGAAGCCGGAAAAGCCTATACGCTCAAACTCGAACTGGATTGTAGCAAACGAATGTATACCCTTTCCGTCAACGGTCAGCCTAAGGGGTTGAAGCTGTTCTTCGCTCCGGTACCGTATTTCAAAAAAGTACTCTTCCGGACGGGAACAGTACGCCGCTTTCCCAACGCCGATACGCCCACCGATCAGAAGTACGACCTGCCCGACGCCGGAAAAACGGACCCGGAAGCGGTGTATGAGATTCGGTCGTTCCGGGCGGAAGGAGAGTAA
- a CDS encoding glycoside hydrolase family 43 protein yields the protein MKPIAWIIGLWMCLSSCTRDTFLFTSFHEPANEGLRLLYSPNGYQWKDLDKVLLKPEVGTQKVMRDPSMVRGKDGTFHLVWTCSWKGDKGFGYANSKDLIHWSEQRFIPVMEHEAATVNVWAPEVFLDEETGQFVIIWASTIPHRFTRGVEDEDNNHRMYYTTTYDFKTFAPTQLFLDPAFSVIDAVIVKRKKEDYVLVLKDNTRPNRNLKVAFGKRATGPYTNVSEPFTDPFTEGPSVVKVKDKWLIYFDSYRTKTYEAVETKDFKSFRKAKVSVPEGHKHGTILKVDRNILKGLLP from the coding sequence ATGAAGCCAATAGCGTGGATAATTGGCCTGTGGATGTGCCTGAGTTCGTGTACTCGGGACACGTTCCTGTTCACGTCCTTTCACGAACCCGCCAACGAAGGCTTACGCCTATTGTACAGCCCTAATGGCTACCAGTGGAAGGATTTGGACAAGGTATTATTAAAACCCGAAGTGGGTACGCAGAAAGTCATGCGGGATCCTTCGATGGTACGGGGCAAAGACGGCACCTTTCACCTGGTCTGGACTTGTAGCTGGAAGGGCGATAAGGGGTTCGGATACGCTAATTCAAAGGACCTGATCCACTGGTCAGAACAACGCTTCATTCCGGTGATGGAACACGAAGCGGCCACGGTGAACGTCTGGGCTCCGGAAGTTTTCCTGGATGAGGAGACAGGACAGTTCGTCATCATCTGGGCGTCCACGATTCCGCACCGGTTTACCCGGGGCGTGGAGGACGAGGATAATAACCACCGGATGTATTACACGACGACCTACGATTTCAAAACGTTTGCACCCACCCAGCTTTTCCTCGATCCGGCGTTTAGTGTCATTGACGCCGTGATTGTGAAACGGAAAAAGGAAGATTATGTGCTGGTGTTGAAAGACAATACCCGGCCCAACCGAAACCTCAAAGTCGCCTTTGGCAAACGAGCTACCGGGCCGTACACGAACGTTTCGGAGCCTTTTACTGATCCCTTCACCGAAGGACCTTCCGTGGTGAAAGTGAAGGATAAGTGGCTGATTTACTTCGATTCGTACCGAACGAAAACCTACGAAGCCGTCGAAACCAAAGACTTTAAAAGCTTTCGGAAAGCCAAGGTGAGCGTTCCTGAAGGCCATAAACACGGGACTATTTTGAAAGTAGACCGCAACATTTTGAAAGGACTACTACCATGA